In the genome of Pongo pygmaeus isolate AG05252 chromosome 9, NHGRI_mPonPyg2-v2.0_pri, whole genome shotgun sequence, one region contains:
- the NLRX1 gene encoding NLR family member X1 isoform X1 produces MRWGHHLPRASWGSGFRRVLQRPDERIPFLIHWSWPLQGERPLGPPRAFIRHHGSSADSAPPSGRHGRLFPSTSATEAIQRHRRNLAEWFSRLPREERQFGPTFALDTVHVDPVIRESTPDELLRPPAELALEHQPPQAGHPPLALSQLFNPDACGRQVQTVVLYGTVGTGKSTLVRKMVLDWCYGRLPAFELLIPFSCEDLSSLGPAPASLCQLVAQHYTPLKEVLPLMAAAGSHLLFVLHGLEHLNLDFRLAGTGLCSDPEEPQEPAAIIVNLLRKYMLPQASILVTTRPSAIGRIPSKYVGRYGEICGFSDTNLQKLYFQLRLNQPDCGCAAGGSGVSATPAQRDNLVQMLSRNLEGHHQIAAACFLPSYCWLVCATLHFLHAPTPAGQTLTSIYTSFLRLNFSGETLDSTDPSNLSLMAYAARTMGKLAYEGVSSRKTYFSEEDVCGCLEAGIKTEEEFQLLHIFRRDALRFFLAPCVEPGRAGTFVFTVPAMQEYLAALYIVLGLRKTTLQKVGKEVADLVGRVGEDVSLVLGIMAKLLPLRALPLLFNLIKVVPRVFGRMVGKSREAVAQAMVLEMFREEDYYNDDVLDQMGASILGVEGPRRHPDEPPEDEVFELFPMFIGGLLSAHNRAVLAQLGCPIKNLDALENAQAIKKKLGKLGRQVLPPSELLDHLFFHYEFQNQRFSAEVLSSLRQLNLAGVRMTPVKCTVVAAVLGSGRHALDEVNLASCQLDPAGLRTLTPVFLRARKLGLQLNSLGPEACKDLRDLLLHDQCQITTLRLSNNPLTAAGVALLMEGLARNTSVTHLSLLHTGLGDEGLELLAAQLDRNRQLQELNVAYNGAGDTAALALARAAQEHPSLELLHLYFNELSSEGRQVLRDLGGAAEGGARVVVSLTEGTAVSEYWSVILSEVQRNLNSWDRARVQRHLELLLRDLEDSRGATLNPWRKAQLLRVEGEVRGLLEQLGGSGS; encoded by the exons ATGAGGTGGGGCCACCATTTGCCCAGGGCCTCTTGGGGCTCTGGTTTTAGAAGAGTACTCCAGCGACCAG ATGAACGTATCCCCTTCCTGATCCACTGGAGTTGGCCCCTTCAAGGGGAGCGTCCTCTTGGGCCCCCTAG GGCCTTTATACGCCACCACGGAAGCTCGGCAGACAGTGCTCCCCCGTCTGGGAGGCATGGACGGCTGTTCCCCAGCACCTCTGCAACTG AAGCTATACAGCGGCACCGCCGGAACCTGGCTGAGTGGTTCAGCCGGCTGCCCAGGGAGGAGCGCCAGTTTGGCCCGACCTTTGCCCTAGACACGGTCCACGTTGACCCTGTGATCCGCGAGAGCACCCCCGATGAGCTACTTCGCCCACCTGCGGAGCTGGCCCTGGAGCATCAGCCACCCCAGGCCGGGCACCCCCCACTGGCCCTGTCTCAGCTCTTTAACCCAGATGCCTGTGGGCGCCAGGTACAGACAGTGGTGCTGTATGGGACAGTGGGCACAGGCAAGAGCACGCTGGTGCGCAAGATGGTTCTGGACTGGTGTTACGGGCGGCTGCCGGCCTTCGAGCTGCTCATCCCCTTCTCCTGTGAGGACCTGTCATCCCTgggccctgccccagcctccttgtGCCAACTTGTGGCCCAGCACTACACGCCCCTGAAGGAGGTTCTGCCCCTGATGGCTGCTGCTGGGTCCCACCTCCTCTTTGTGCTCCATGGCTTAGAGCATCTCAACCTCGACTTCCGGCTGGCAGGCACAGGACTTTGTAGTGACCCGGAGGAACCACAGGAACCAGCTGCTATCATCGTCAACCTGCTGCGCAAATACATGCTGCCTCAG GCCAGCATTCTGGTGACCACTCGGCCCTCTGCCATTGGCCGTATCCCCAGCAAGTACGTGGGCCGCTATGGTGAGATCTGTGGTTTCTCTGATACCAACCTGCAGAAGCTCTACTTCCAGCTCCGCCTCAACCAGCCGGACTGCGGGTGTGCCGCTGGGGGTTCAGGTGTTTCCGCCACACCAGCTCAGCGCGACAACCTGGTGCAGATGCTCTCCCGGAACCTGGAGGGGCACCACCAGATAGCCGCTGCCTGCTTCCTGCCGTCCTACTGCTGGCTCGTTTGTGCCACCTTGCACTTCCTGCATGCCCCCACGCCTGCTGGGCAGACCCTTACAAGCATCTATACCAGCTTCCTGCGCCTCAACTTCAGCGGGGAAACCCTGGACAGCACTGACCCCTCCAATTTGTCCCTGATGGCCTATGCAGCCCGAACCATGGGCAAGTTGGCCTATGAGGGGGTGTCCTCCCGCAAGACCTACTTCTCTGAAGAGGATGTCTGTGGCTGCCTGGAGGCTGGCATCAAGACGGAGGAGGAGTTTCAGCTGCTGCACATCTTCCGCCGGGATGCCCTGAGGTTTTTCCTGGCCCCATGTGTGGAGCCGGGACGCGCGGGCACCTTTGTGTTCACCGTGCCCGCCATGCAGGAATACCTGGCTGCCCTCTACATTGTGCTGGGTTTGCGCAAGACGACCCTGCAAAAGGTGGGCAAGGAAGTGGCTGACCTCGTGGGCCGTGTGGGGGAGGATGTCAGCCTGGTACTGGGCATCATGGCCAAGCTGCTGCCTCTGCGGGCTCTGCCTCTGCTCTTCAACCTGATCAAG GTGGTTCCACGAGTGTTTGGGCGCATGGTGGGTAAAAGCCGGGAGGCGGTGGCCCAGGCCATGGTGCTGGAGATGTTTCGAGAGGAGGACTACTACAACGATGATGTTCTGGACCAGATGGGCGCCAGTATCCTGGGCGTGGAGGGCCCCCGGCGCCACCCAGATGAGCCCCCTGAGGATGAAGTCTTCGAGCTCTTCCCCATGTTCATAGGGGGGCTTCTCTCTGCCCACAACCGAGCTGTGCTAGCTCAGCTTGGCTGCCCCATCAAGAACCTGGATGCCCTGGAGAATGCCCAGGCCATCAAGAAGAAGCTGGGCAAGCTGGGTCGGCAGGTGCTGCCCCCCTCGGAGCTCCTTGACCACCTCTTCTTCCACTATGAGTTCCAGAACCAGCGCTTCTCCGCCGAGGTGCTCAGCTCCCTGCGTCAGCTCAACCTGGCAGGTGTGCGCATGACGCCTGTCAAGTGCACAGTGGTGGCAGCTGTGCTGGGCAGCGGAAGGCATGCCCTGGATGAGGTGAACTTGGCTTCCTGCCAGCTAGATCCTGCTGGGCTGCGCACACTCACGCCTGTCTTCCTGCGTGCCCGGAAGCTGGG CTTGCAACTCAACAGCCTGGGCCCTGAAGCCTGCAAGGACCTCCGAGACCTGTTGCTGCATGACCAGTGCCAAATTACCACACTGCG GCTGTCCAACAACCCGCTGACGGCGGCAGGTGTTGCCCTGCTAATGGAGGGGCTGGCAAGAAACACCTCAGTGACGCACCTGTCCCTGCTGCACACGGGCCTTGGGGACGAAGGCCTGGAGCTGTTGGCTGCCCAGCTGGACCGCAACCGGCAGCTGCAGGAGCTGAACGTGGCTTACAACGGTGCTGGTGACACAGcggccctggccctggccagaGCTGCCCAGGAGCACCCTTCCCTGGAACTGCTACA cctCTACTTCAATGAGCTGAGCTCAGAGGGCCGCCAGGTCTTGCGAGACTTGGGGGGTGCTGCTGAAGGTGGTGCCCGGGTGGTGGTGTCACTGACAGAGGGGACGGCGGTGTCGGAATACTGGTCAGTGATCCTCAGTGAAGTCCAGCGGAACCTCAATAGCTGGGATCGGGCCCGGGTTCAGCGACACCTTGAGCTCCTACTGCGGGATCTGGAAGATAGCCGGGGTGCCACCCTTAATCCTTGGCGCAAGGCCCAGCTGCTGCGAGTGGAGGGCGAGGTCAGGGGCCTCCTGGAGCAGCTGGGAGGCTCTGGAAGCTGA
- the NLRX1 gene encoding NLR family member X1 isoform X2 yields MRWGHHLPRASWGSGFRRVLQRPDERIPFLIHWSWPLQGERPLGPPRAFIRHHGSSADSAPPSGRHGRLFPSTSATEAIQRHRRNLAEWFSRLPREERQFGPTFALDTVHVDPVIRESTPDELLRPPAELALEHQPPQAGHPPLALSQLFNPDACGRQVQTVVLYGTVGTGKSTLVRKMVLDWCYGRLPAFELLIPFSCEDLSSLGPAPASLCQLVAQHYTPLKEVLPLMAAAGSHLLFVLHGLEHLNLDFRLAGTGLCSDPEEPQEPAAIIVNLLRKYMLPQASILVTTRPSAIGRIPSKYVGRYGEICGFSDTNLQKLYFQLRLNQPDCGCAAGGSGVSATPAQRDNLVQMLSRNLEGHHQIAAACFLPSYCWLVCATLHFLHAPTPAGQTLTSIYTSFLRLNFSGETLDSTDPSNLSLMAYAARTMGKLAYEGVSSRKTYFSEEDVCGCLEAGIKTEEEFQLLHIFRRDALRFFLAPCVEPGRAGTFVFTVPAMQEYLAALYIVLGLRKTTLQKVGKEVADLVGRVGEDVSLVLGIMAKLLPLRALPLLFNLIKVVPRVFGRMVGKSREAVAQAMVLEMFREEDYYNDDVLDQMGASILGVEGPRRHPDEPPEDEVFELFPMFIGGLLSAHNRAVLAQLGCPIKNLDALENAQAIKKKLGKLGRQVLPPSELLDHLFFHYEFQNQRFSAEVLSSLRQLNLAGVRMTPVKCTVVAAVLGSGRHALDEVNLASCQLDPAGLRTLTPVFLRARKLGLQLNSLGPEACKDLRDLLLHDQCQITTLRLSNNPLTAAGVALLMEGLARNTSVTHLSLLHTGLGDEGLELLAAQLDRNRQLQELNVAYNGAGDTAALALARAAQEHPSLELLQYLIALCSQEMSCEAP; encoded by the exons ATGAGGTGGGGCCACCATTTGCCCAGGGCCTCTTGGGGCTCTGGTTTTAGAAGAGTACTCCAGCGACCAG ATGAACGTATCCCCTTCCTGATCCACTGGAGTTGGCCCCTTCAAGGGGAGCGTCCTCTTGGGCCCCCTAG GGCCTTTATACGCCACCACGGAAGCTCGGCAGACAGTGCTCCCCCGTCTGGGAGGCATGGACGGCTGTTCCCCAGCACCTCTGCAACTG AAGCTATACAGCGGCACCGCCGGAACCTGGCTGAGTGGTTCAGCCGGCTGCCCAGGGAGGAGCGCCAGTTTGGCCCGACCTTTGCCCTAGACACGGTCCACGTTGACCCTGTGATCCGCGAGAGCACCCCCGATGAGCTACTTCGCCCACCTGCGGAGCTGGCCCTGGAGCATCAGCCACCCCAGGCCGGGCACCCCCCACTGGCCCTGTCTCAGCTCTTTAACCCAGATGCCTGTGGGCGCCAGGTACAGACAGTGGTGCTGTATGGGACAGTGGGCACAGGCAAGAGCACGCTGGTGCGCAAGATGGTTCTGGACTGGTGTTACGGGCGGCTGCCGGCCTTCGAGCTGCTCATCCCCTTCTCCTGTGAGGACCTGTCATCCCTgggccctgccccagcctccttgtGCCAACTTGTGGCCCAGCACTACACGCCCCTGAAGGAGGTTCTGCCCCTGATGGCTGCTGCTGGGTCCCACCTCCTCTTTGTGCTCCATGGCTTAGAGCATCTCAACCTCGACTTCCGGCTGGCAGGCACAGGACTTTGTAGTGACCCGGAGGAACCACAGGAACCAGCTGCTATCATCGTCAACCTGCTGCGCAAATACATGCTGCCTCAG GCCAGCATTCTGGTGACCACTCGGCCCTCTGCCATTGGCCGTATCCCCAGCAAGTACGTGGGCCGCTATGGTGAGATCTGTGGTTTCTCTGATACCAACCTGCAGAAGCTCTACTTCCAGCTCCGCCTCAACCAGCCGGACTGCGGGTGTGCCGCTGGGGGTTCAGGTGTTTCCGCCACACCAGCTCAGCGCGACAACCTGGTGCAGATGCTCTCCCGGAACCTGGAGGGGCACCACCAGATAGCCGCTGCCTGCTTCCTGCCGTCCTACTGCTGGCTCGTTTGTGCCACCTTGCACTTCCTGCATGCCCCCACGCCTGCTGGGCAGACCCTTACAAGCATCTATACCAGCTTCCTGCGCCTCAACTTCAGCGGGGAAACCCTGGACAGCACTGACCCCTCCAATTTGTCCCTGATGGCCTATGCAGCCCGAACCATGGGCAAGTTGGCCTATGAGGGGGTGTCCTCCCGCAAGACCTACTTCTCTGAAGAGGATGTCTGTGGCTGCCTGGAGGCTGGCATCAAGACGGAGGAGGAGTTTCAGCTGCTGCACATCTTCCGCCGGGATGCCCTGAGGTTTTTCCTGGCCCCATGTGTGGAGCCGGGACGCGCGGGCACCTTTGTGTTCACCGTGCCCGCCATGCAGGAATACCTGGCTGCCCTCTACATTGTGCTGGGTTTGCGCAAGACGACCCTGCAAAAGGTGGGCAAGGAAGTGGCTGACCTCGTGGGCCGTGTGGGGGAGGATGTCAGCCTGGTACTGGGCATCATGGCCAAGCTGCTGCCTCTGCGGGCTCTGCCTCTGCTCTTCAACCTGATCAAG GTGGTTCCACGAGTGTTTGGGCGCATGGTGGGTAAAAGCCGGGAGGCGGTGGCCCAGGCCATGGTGCTGGAGATGTTTCGAGAGGAGGACTACTACAACGATGATGTTCTGGACCAGATGGGCGCCAGTATCCTGGGCGTGGAGGGCCCCCGGCGCCACCCAGATGAGCCCCCTGAGGATGAAGTCTTCGAGCTCTTCCCCATGTTCATAGGGGGGCTTCTCTCTGCCCACAACCGAGCTGTGCTAGCTCAGCTTGGCTGCCCCATCAAGAACCTGGATGCCCTGGAGAATGCCCAGGCCATCAAGAAGAAGCTGGGCAAGCTGGGTCGGCAGGTGCTGCCCCCCTCGGAGCTCCTTGACCACCTCTTCTTCCACTATGAGTTCCAGAACCAGCGCTTCTCCGCCGAGGTGCTCAGCTCCCTGCGTCAGCTCAACCTGGCAGGTGTGCGCATGACGCCTGTCAAGTGCACAGTGGTGGCAGCTGTGCTGGGCAGCGGAAGGCATGCCCTGGATGAGGTGAACTTGGCTTCCTGCCAGCTAGATCCTGCTGGGCTGCGCACACTCACGCCTGTCTTCCTGCGTGCCCGGAAGCTGGG CTTGCAACTCAACAGCCTGGGCCCTGAAGCCTGCAAGGACCTCCGAGACCTGTTGCTGCATGACCAGTGCCAAATTACCACACTGCG GCTGTCCAACAACCCGCTGACGGCGGCAGGTGTTGCCCTGCTAATGGAGGGGCTGGCAAGAAACACCTCAGTGACGCACCTGTCCCTGCTGCACACGGGCCTTGGGGACGAAGGCCTGGAGCTGTTGGCTGCCCAGCTGGACCGCAACCGGCAGCTGCAGGAGCTGAACGTGGCTTACAACGGTGCTGGTGACACAGcggccctggccctggccagaGCTGCCCAGGAGCACCCTTCCCTGGAACTGCTACA ATACCTGATCGCACTCTGCAGCCAGGAGATGAGTTGTGAGGCCCCCTGA
- the NLRX1 gene encoding NLR family member X1 isoform X3 produces MVLDWCYGRLPAFELLIPFSCEDLSSLGPAPASLCQLVAQHYTPLKEVLPLMAAAGSHLLFVLHGLEHLNLDFRLAGTGLCSDPEEPQEPAAIIVNLLRKYMLPQASILVTTRPSAIGRIPSKYVGRYGEICGFSDTNLQKLYFQLRLNQPDCGCAAGGSGVSATPAQRDNLVQMLSRNLEGHHQIAAACFLPSYCWLVCATLHFLHAPTPAGQTLTSIYTSFLRLNFSGETLDSTDPSNLSLMAYAARTMGKLAYEGVSSRKTYFSEEDVCGCLEAGIKTEEEFQLLHIFRRDALRFFLAPCVEPGRAGTFVFTVPAMQEYLAALYIVLGLRKTTLQKVGKEVADLVGRVGEDVSLVLGIMAKLLPLRALPLLFNLIKVVPRVFGRMVGKSREAVAQAMVLEMFREEDYYNDDVLDQMGASILGVEGPRRHPDEPPEDEVFELFPMFIGGLLSAHNRAVLAQLGCPIKNLDALENAQAIKKKLGKLGRQVLPPSELLDHLFFHYEFQNQRFSAEVLSSLRQLNLAGVRMTPVKCTVVAAVLGSGRHALDEVNLASCQLDPAGLRTLTPVFLRARKLGLQLNSLGPEACKDLRDLLLHDQCQITTLRLSNNPLTAAGVALLMEGLARNTSVTHLSLLHTGLGDEGLELLAAQLDRNRQLQELNVAYNGAGDTAALALARAAQEHPSLELLHLYFNELSSEGRQVLRDLGGAAEGGARVVVSLTEGTAVSEYWSVILSEVQRNLNSWDRARVQRHLELLLRDLEDSRGATLNPWRKAQLLRVEGEVRGLLEQLGGSGS; encoded by the exons ATGGTTCTGGACTGGTGTTACGGGCGGCTGCCGGCCTTCGAGCTGCTCATCCCCTTCTCCTGTGAGGACCTGTCATCCCTgggccctgccccagcctccttgtGCCAACTTGTGGCCCAGCACTACACGCCCCTGAAGGAGGTTCTGCCCCTGATGGCTGCTGCTGGGTCCCACCTCCTCTTTGTGCTCCATGGCTTAGAGCATCTCAACCTCGACTTCCGGCTGGCAGGCACAGGACTTTGTAGTGACCCGGAGGAACCACAGGAACCAGCTGCTATCATCGTCAACCTGCTGCGCAAATACATGCTGCCTCAG GCCAGCATTCTGGTGACCACTCGGCCCTCTGCCATTGGCCGTATCCCCAGCAAGTACGTGGGCCGCTATGGTGAGATCTGTGGTTTCTCTGATACCAACCTGCAGAAGCTCTACTTCCAGCTCCGCCTCAACCAGCCGGACTGCGGGTGTGCCGCTGGGGGTTCAGGTGTTTCCGCCACACCAGCTCAGCGCGACAACCTGGTGCAGATGCTCTCCCGGAACCTGGAGGGGCACCACCAGATAGCCGCTGCCTGCTTCCTGCCGTCCTACTGCTGGCTCGTTTGTGCCACCTTGCACTTCCTGCATGCCCCCACGCCTGCTGGGCAGACCCTTACAAGCATCTATACCAGCTTCCTGCGCCTCAACTTCAGCGGGGAAACCCTGGACAGCACTGACCCCTCCAATTTGTCCCTGATGGCCTATGCAGCCCGAACCATGGGCAAGTTGGCCTATGAGGGGGTGTCCTCCCGCAAGACCTACTTCTCTGAAGAGGATGTCTGTGGCTGCCTGGAGGCTGGCATCAAGACGGAGGAGGAGTTTCAGCTGCTGCACATCTTCCGCCGGGATGCCCTGAGGTTTTTCCTGGCCCCATGTGTGGAGCCGGGACGCGCGGGCACCTTTGTGTTCACCGTGCCCGCCATGCAGGAATACCTGGCTGCCCTCTACATTGTGCTGGGTTTGCGCAAGACGACCCTGCAAAAGGTGGGCAAGGAAGTGGCTGACCTCGTGGGCCGTGTGGGGGAGGATGTCAGCCTGGTACTGGGCATCATGGCCAAGCTGCTGCCTCTGCGGGCTCTGCCTCTGCTCTTCAACCTGATCAAG GTGGTTCCACGAGTGTTTGGGCGCATGGTGGGTAAAAGCCGGGAGGCGGTGGCCCAGGCCATGGTGCTGGAGATGTTTCGAGAGGAGGACTACTACAACGATGATGTTCTGGACCAGATGGGCGCCAGTATCCTGGGCGTGGAGGGCCCCCGGCGCCACCCAGATGAGCCCCCTGAGGATGAAGTCTTCGAGCTCTTCCCCATGTTCATAGGGGGGCTTCTCTCTGCCCACAACCGAGCTGTGCTAGCTCAGCTTGGCTGCCCCATCAAGAACCTGGATGCCCTGGAGAATGCCCAGGCCATCAAGAAGAAGCTGGGCAAGCTGGGTCGGCAGGTGCTGCCCCCCTCGGAGCTCCTTGACCACCTCTTCTTCCACTATGAGTTCCAGAACCAGCGCTTCTCCGCCGAGGTGCTCAGCTCCCTGCGTCAGCTCAACCTGGCAGGTGTGCGCATGACGCCTGTCAAGTGCACAGTGGTGGCAGCTGTGCTGGGCAGCGGAAGGCATGCCCTGGATGAGGTGAACTTGGCTTCCTGCCAGCTAGATCCTGCTGGGCTGCGCACACTCACGCCTGTCTTCCTGCGTGCCCGGAAGCTGGG CTTGCAACTCAACAGCCTGGGCCCTGAAGCCTGCAAGGACCTCCGAGACCTGTTGCTGCATGACCAGTGCCAAATTACCACACTGCG GCTGTCCAACAACCCGCTGACGGCGGCAGGTGTTGCCCTGCTAATGGAGGGGCTGGCAAGAAACACCTCAGTGACGCACCTGTCCCTGCTGCACACGGGCCTTGGGGACGAAGGCCTGGAGCTGTTGGCTGCCCAGCTGGACCGCAACCGGCAGCTGCAGGAGCTGAACGTGGCTTACAACGGTGCTGGTGACACAGcggccctggccctggccagaGCTGCCCAGGAGCACCCTTCCCTGGAACTGCTACA cctCTACTTCAATGAGCTGAGCTCAGAGGGCCGCCAGGTCTTGCGAGACTTGGGGGGTGCTGCTGAAGGTGGTGCCCGGGTGGTGGTGTCACTGACAGAGGGGACGGCGGTGTCGGAATACTGGTCAGTGATCCTCAGTGAAGTCCAGCGGAACCTCAATAGCTGGGATCGGGCCCGGGTTCAGCGACACCTTGAGCTCCTACTGCGGGATCTGGAAGATAGCCGGGGTGCCACCCTTAATCCTTGGCGCAAGGCCCAGCTGCTGCGAGTGGAGGGCGAGGTCAGGGGCCTCCTGGAGCAGCTGGGAGGCTCTGGAAGCTGA